The Saccharopolyspora gregorii genomic interval CGTCGCGCCAGCTCCCGCTCCATCGCCTGCAGCAGGTCCTCGTCGCGGTCCTCCTCCACCTCCAGGTCCGCGTTGCGCGTCACCCGGAAGATGTGGTGGTCGCTGATGTCCATGCCGGGGAACAACTTGTCCAGGTGCGCGGCGATGAGCTCCTCCAGGGGCAGGAACGTCGCCCGCTCCTGCTCCCGGTCCGCCTCCACCCGGATCAGCCGCGGCACGTTGTCCGGCACCTTCACCCTGGCGAAGCGGCGCAGGCCCTCCTCCGGGTCGCTGACGGTCACCGCGAGGTTCAGCGACAGCCCCGAGATGTACGGGAACGGGTGCGCCGGGTCCACCGCGAGCGGGGTGAGCACCGGGAAGATGTGGTCGTCGAAGTACCGGCCCAGCACCTGCTGCTCGGCTTCGGCGAGCATGTTCCAGCGCTGGATGCGGATGCCGTTGGCCTCCAGCTCCGGCAGCAGCTCGTCGAGGAACGTGCGGCCCAGCTTCTTCGTCAGCTCCTGGTTCCGCGCCGAGATCCGGGTCAGCTGCTCGTGCGGGGTGAGCCCGTCCGCGCTGCGCACCGACAGGCCGGTCTCCTCCCGGCGCTTCAGGCCGGCGACGCGCACCATGTAGAACTCGTCCAGGTTGGACGCGAAGATCGCGAGGAACTTGGCGCGCTCCAGGACCGGCTGCGAGGGGTCCTCGGCGACGGCCAGCACCCGGGCGTTGAAGTCCAGCCAGGACAGCTCGCGGTTCAGGTAGCGGTCGTCGGGCAGGTCGGTGCTGGCGGCCGCGCGGGTCACCGCGGGGGGAGCGGCCGGTACCCGGGCACCGTCACCGCCGATCGCGGTCTTCGCCCCGTTGCGGGCGGGCGGCGGTGCGGTGGGTTCCGCGGCGGCCCGGCGCGCGGTGGAGCCGGTGCCTGCGGTCGTCCCCGCCGCGGACTTCGCGGTCCTGGTGGTCGCGGTGCGGCCCGTGGTGCGGGATCCGGTGGTGGGCGCGGACTTCGCCGCAGCGGTCTTGCGCCTGGTCGCCGCCGCGCCCGAGGTCGCCGCCCCGCTCGATCCGGCGGTTCCGCTCGATCCGGCCGCCCCGCTCGATCCGCTCGACTTCGCCCCGGCCCGCGGCGCGGCACCGGACCTGCTCGTGGACCCGGTGGCCCGCTTCTTCGCGGTCGTGGACTTCGCGGTGGACCGTGAGCCGGTCGTCCCGGACTTCGCCGCGGTCCGGCGCTTCGCACCCGGTGCGGTCGCCTCCGACTCGACCGCACCGGTTCCGGCGGCGGGCTCCGCGGCGCCCGCCGCACCGGCCGACCCGCCCGTCGCGTCCGCACCGGACGCCCCGGGAACCGCCGCCCGGCTCCCGCGGCCGGACTTCGGCGCATTCCGGCGAGCACCGGCGGACCCGGCGGTCGACGAGGTCCGGCGGCGCGCTGGTGGAGTGGTCTCGTGATCGCTGCTGTCGGTACTCACGGGGCCCATTCTCACCCATCCGGTCGCCGCGGTTCGACCTTTGTCGGCGGGAACACCACACAGGTCAGCGCGGGTGTCCGGCAGCCCCGGCCAGCCACGCCGAGGTGCGTTCGCCGAGCCCCATGCCCGTCGCCCGCCGCAGGTCCTCGGCGGTGTCCACATCGCAGCGCAGCGACTCCCAGCCGCCGTCCAGCCGCCGCGCACCGGACGCCTCGTGCGCCGCGGCCGACCCCGGCCCGAACCGCGGATCGAGCGCACCGTCCACCCCGGCCAGCAGCATCGTCGTCCCGGTCCCCAGGTGATCGGCGCAGAAGGCGCGGTGCGGCCCGGCGAGCTCCAGCGCCGCGGTCAGCTCCGCCGGACGCAGCGCGGGCAGGTCCGCCTGCAACGCGCCGACCCGCGCCCCGCGCCGCCGCAGCAGCCGCGCGCCGTGCTCCAGCGCCGGGTTCAGGCCCGCCGCCGGATCGTCCGGCACCACCTCGACGCCCACCGCCGCGAACGACCCGGCCAGCCGCGGGTCCGAAGTCACCACCAGCACCTCCCGCACGCCCGGGGCGCGGCGCGCGGCGTCCACCGCGTCGTGCGCGATCGCGCTGACCAGGTCCGCGTGCCGCTCGGCGGGCCGATCGCCGCGCAACCGCGACTTCGCCAGGTGCAGCGGCTTCATCGGCACCAGCAAGGACACTCCGAGGCTCATCCCGCCATCCTCCGCTCCGCCCGTCGATCTTCGAGTATGCCCGCCGCGACCGCACCGCTCGCCGGGCGAACGCGTGGGCCAGGTAACTTGACAGCCGCTCTTGAGGGCGAGAGGAGACGCGCGTGGTGGAACCGGCAAGCCTCAAACGGCCGCGCAAGCACACCAAGGAACGGCCGCCGACGGCGATGGGCCGGTTCTGGCTGCGGCTCGCCGCGATCGTGTTCTACCCGCTGACCGCGCTGCTCTCCCGAGTCCGGGTGCACGGGCTGG includes:
- the cofC gene encoding 2-phospho-L-lactate guanylyltransferase yields the protein MSLGVSLLVPMKPLHLAKSRLRGDRPAERHADLVSAIAHDAVDAARRAPGVREVLVVTSDPRLAGSFAAVGVEVVPDDPAAGLNPALEHGARLLRRRGARVGALQADLPALRPAELTAALELAGPHRAFCADHLGTGTTMLLAGVDGALDPRFGPGSAAAHEASGARRLDGGWESLRCDVDTAEDLRRATGMGLGERTSAWLAGAAGHPR